Proteins from one Bradyrhizobium roseum genomic window:
- a CDS encoding IS1182 family transposase: MRRFIEEADRGQSTLLPECLDDFIDEGNPVRVIDVFVDALDLAEMGFDGVDPAATGRPSYHPSVLLKLYIYGYLNRVQSSRRLEREAGRNVEVMWLLGRLVPDHKTIADFRKDSGLALRKVCARFVELCREMGLLATASVAIDGSKFKAVNNRDRNFTRAKVERRRAQLEESVARYLSQLDTADRQEPTEALAGKVTRLKEKLAKVKEQMGKLAVYEKQMLASPDQQISLTDPDSRSMATSGRGSGVVGYNVQVAVDTDHHLIITHEVTNSGSDRAQLANMARQAKAVLQTETLEAVADRGYFNSPEILACHEAGITITLPKPMTSGAKSDGRFGKQDFVYLPEDDAYRCPAGERLPYRYTNEEADKMLRRYWTNACKNCSIKSQCTPGSERRITRWEHEHLLDAVQQRLDANPLAMRLRRETVEHPFGTMKARMGATHFLTKTLPKVAAEMALSVLAYNLTRVMNIVGTKPLMAAIAT, encoded by the coding sequence ATGAGGCGCTTCATTGAAGAGGCGGATCGTGGGCAATCGACGCTGCTGCCCGAATGCCTCGATGATTTCATTGACGAAGGCAACCCGGTTCGGGTGATCGACGTGTTTGTCGATGCGCTAGATTTGGCGGAAATGGGCTTCGATGGGGTGGACCCGGCGGCGACCGGACGGCCGTCGTACCATCCCTCGGTTCTCCTGAAGCTTTACATCTACGGCTACCTTAACCGGGTGCAGTCGAGCCGGCGGCTGGAGCGAGAGGCCGGTCGCAATGTCGAAGTCATGTGGCTGCTGGGCCGGCTCGTGCCTGATCACAAGACGATCGCAGACTTCCGCAAGGACAGCGGCCTGGCACTCCGCAAGGTCTGCGCGCGCTTCGTTGAGCTTTGCCGTGAGATGGGCCTTCTCGCGACGGCGAGCGTTGCCATCGATGGCAGCAAGTTCAAGGCCGTGAACAACCGGGACAGGAACTTCACGCGAGCAAAGGTGGAGCGGCGACGTGCCCAACTGGAGGAGAGCGTTGCCCGCTATCTGAGCCAGCTTGACACGGCCGACCGGCAGGAGCCGACCGAAGCGCTGGCCGGGAAGGTGACGAGACTCAAGGAGAAGCTGGCGAAGGTGAAGGAGCAAATGGGCAAGCTTGCTGTCTACGAGAAGCAGATGCTGGCTTCGCCCGACCAGCAGATATCTCTGACCGACCCCGACAGTCGCTCGATGGCAACCAGCGGCCGCGGCTCGGGCGTCGTCGGCTACAACGTGCAGGTCGCTGTGGATACCGATCATCACCTGATCATTACCCATGAGGTGACGAACAGCGGCTCGGATCGGGCGCAACTCGCCAATATGGCCAGGCAAGCAAAGGCTGTATTGCAGACCGAGACCCTCGAGGCCGTTGCCGACCGCGGCTACTTCAACAGCCCGGAGATCCTCGCCTGCCACGAGGCCGGCATCACGATAACCCTGCCCAAGCCGATGACTTCGGGCGCCAAGTCGGACGGACGCTTCGGCAAGCAGGACTTCGTCTATTTGCCGGAGGACGATGCCTATCGTTGTCCGGCCGGGGAGCGTTTGCCTTATCGCTATACAAACGAAGAAGCCGACAAGATGCTGAGGCGCTACTGGACCAACGCCTGCAAGAATTGTTCGATCAAATCCCAGTGCACGCCCGGGTCCGAGCGACGGATCACACGATGGGAACACGAGCATCTGCTCGACGCCGTGCAGCAGCGGCTCGATGCGAACCCGCTCGCCATGCGACTACGTCGCGAGACCGTCGAGCATCCGTTCGGCACCATGAAAGCGCGCATGGGTGCGACGCACTTCCTGACCAAAACGCTTCCTAAAGTAGCCGCCGAGATGGCCCTCTCGGTCCTGGCCTACAATCTGACCCGGGTTATGAACATCGTTGGGACCAAGCCGTTGATGGCCGCGATCGCGACCTGA